From the Cydia pomonella isolate Wapato2018A chromosome 23, ilCydPomo1, whole genome shotgun sequence genome, one window contains:
- the LOC133530683 gene encoding zinc finger protein 628-like, which yields MSVAPAVKRELDLESGGTSPGRKRRKQAAPTRAPQLPPPLDLHAKMQDIYKSALAFGELTLPAFDPLAAFRLLPRHDPPRIFNPEAYCDLCCKEFCNKYFLKTHRANKHGIYDGGEPQPQPPPQPSPPRRASDEESNGTPRRLSPDSARRARDAGFQPDALRRLGVVNPEAFCEICCKEYCNKYFLRTHRERRHGVPAHRSPGAERSPQSMTPPMMNFSTPVSTPLTTPLTTPPAPLAPPPDTPPRSHSLPPPLDPEEMAEVKRECEEELEAALRDGQTSPLNLIVEERGAASPGSASEELRKLQTMISQLNELAAERLAEEPSSPAPRAPSSSPPAQDERRASSSGSSFCEICNKELCNKYFMRTHMQRMHGISLESGTQLGGVTCDICHKELCSKYFLRVHKHNTHGIPAPPAPANTAPAEPCPLCARRFRGPRALRAHLLAEHAPPARPPPPPPRPLDLLTRDKPYACSYCPFTTDVLAFLFAHERAHVQQQSEPQENANEINASGPATDGESEGVEGDEADEGVYSCSRCEFRAEGFAALEAHLRAAHSGAGALLAVPRAPQAPLTMQPFVVEEAGGALSLVPALVFLPVRRRATRRATVTLTLTPA from the exons ATGTCGGTCGCGCCGGCGGTCAAGCGCGAGCTGGACCTGGAGAGCGGCGGCACCAGCCCCGGCCGCAAGCGGCGCAAGCAG gCCGCGCCGACCCGCGCGCCGCAGCTGCCCCCGCCGCTCGACCTGCACGCCAAGATGCAGGACATCTACAAGTCAGCGCTCGCCTTCGGGGAGCTCACTCTCCCCGCCTTCGACCCTCTGGCCGCCTTCCGACTCCTACCTCGGCACGATCCACCGCGCATCTTCAACCCGGAAGCCTACTGTGACCTGTGCTGCAAGGAATTCTGCAACAAATATTTCCTCAAAACACACAGGGCAAACAAACATGGGATTTATGATGGAGGAGAACCGCAACCGCAACCACCGCCACAGCCGTCCCCGCCGCGGCGAGCGTCCGACGAAGAATCCAACGGCACGCCGAGAAGACTGTCTCCAGATTCAGCGAGACGGGCGCGAGACGCCGGATTTCAACCTGATGCGCTCCGACGTTTAGGCGTCGTCAATCCTGAAGCATTCTGCGAGATTTGTTGCAAGGAATATTGTAACAAGTATTTCTTACGAACGCATCGGGAGCGGCGACATGGCGTGCCAGCGCACCGGTCGCCCGGAGCGGAGCGGTCCCCGCAATCGATGACGCCGCCTATGATGAATTTCAGCACGCCGGTCAGCACGCCGCTCACGACCCCGTTAACTACACCACCAGCGCCTCTAGCCCCTCCACCAGACACCCCACCGCGTTCACACTCGCTTCCACCACCACTAGATCCGGAAGAAATGGCTGAAGTCAAGCGTGAGTGCGAAGAGGAGCTGGAAGCGGCTCTGCGCGACGGGCAGACGAGTCCGCTGAATTTAATCGTTGAAGAACGCGGGGCTGCCTCACCAGGGTCCGCGAGCGAGGAGCTCCGGAAGCTGCAGACGATGATATCGCAGCTGAACGAGCTAGCGGCGGAGCGACTAGCGGAAGAACCCTCCTCACCTGCACCACGAGCGCCATCTTCGTCACCCCCCGCCCAGGATGAACGTCGAGCTTCATCATCCGGCTCGAGCTTTTGTGAGATCTGCAACAAGGAGTTGTGCAACAAATACTTCATGCGAACACACATGCAGCGGATGCACGGGATTTCTCTAGAGAGCGGCACGCAGTTAGGAGGAGTGACTTGCGATATTTGCCACAAGGAGTTGTGCAGCAAGTACTTCTTGCGCGTGCATAAGCATAACACGCACGGGATCccggcgccgcccgcgccggctAACACTGCGCCTGCAGAGCCTTGTCCACTTTGCGCACGACGATTCCGAGGACCTAGAGCTCTGCGCGCGCATTTATTGGCTGAGCATGCTCCGCCTGCGCGTCCGCCGCCACCTCCACCGAGACCTTTAGATCTGCTGACGCGAGACAAGCCTTACGCATGCTCCTACTGTCCCTTCACAACGGACGTGCTAGCGTTTCTATTCGCGCACGAGCGCGCGCATGTACAACAGCAGAGCGAGCCTCAGGAAAACGCGAACGAGATAAATGCGTCAGGGCCGGCGACGGACGGCGAGAGCGAGGGAGTGGAGGGTGACGAGGCTGACGAGGGCGTGTACTCTTGCTCGCGCTGTGAGTTCCGCGCGGAGGGCTTCGCGGCGCTGGAGGCGCACCTGCGGGCGGCGCACTCGGGCGCAGGCGCACTGCTGGCGGTCCCGCGGGCGCCCCAGGCGCCGCTCACCATGCAGCCCTTCGTGGTGGAGGAGGCGGGCGGCGCGCTGAGCCTGGTGCCGGCGCTGGTGTTCCTGCCCGTGCGGCGCCGCGCCACGCGCCGCGCCACCGTGACGCTGACGCTCACGCCGGCCTag